Proteins encoded within one genomic window of Amycolatopsis nigrescens CSC17Ta-90:
- a CDS encoding type I polyketide synthase — MSSSTDDPIAVIGVSCRLPGAAGPAAFWRLLRDGREAVTEVPAGRREAAPDTAHRGGFLDQVDGFDAEFFGVSPREAVAMDPQQRLSLELTWEALEDARIVPGELSGSATAVFAGAIADDYAALVLARGADSVTQHTLTGLHRGMIANRVSYRLGLRGPSMAVDSGQSSSLVAVHLAAESLRRGESTLAIAGGVQLNLAPGAALGTSRFGALSPDGRCFTFDGRANGYVRGEGGAFVVLKPLAAALADGDRVHCVLLGGAVGNSGPAEGLTVPSADAQRDVMRAAYRRAGVCPEEVQYVELHGTGTALGDPIEAVALGAVFADGRTSSSALRVGSAKTNIGHLEGAAGIAGLVKAVLGIAHRELPPSLNFERANPRIPLDELRLRVQSELGPWPRPDVRLVAGVSSFGMGGTNCHLVLAEPPPATPSPAAPAAGLRPWVLSGHTEEALRAAAGQLREVSGGHADIGLSLALTRTAFEHRAVVLAGPDGAPEELAAMAAGERAGVRGRPVEGGLAFLFSGQGAQRLGMGRQLYAAFPAYARVFDAVCAELDRHTGRPVREIVWAEPGTAAAAELDQTGYTQAALFAVEVALFRLFESWGVRPDHLAGHSVGELAAAHVAGVLSLADAATLVAARGRLMQELPGGGAMCSLQATEKEVLARLGGIAGPIGVAAVNGPEAVVVSGAEDAVGELAAHFASLGRKTKRLRVSHAFHSPLMAPTLDEFRAVAQKLTFHQPELSLVSTRTGKPVEAGELSIPDYWVRHVTDPVRFADAVATLHERGVRTFAEIGPGGALTVLARDVVAEPGSAFVAALGEEAEERAVLTALGGLHVRGVPIDWHALFGGASPVSLPTYPFRRTSYWLPEVTMSVEPSTPIAEPTEPSVEDSRELLDLVRQAVASTLGHRDSGAVPVDRSFRDLGFNSLMAVELCDRLGEATGKRLPATATFNHPTPRELAGHLRAGRHSAEDPPAPVETAGDDDPIAIVAMGCRYPGEVRSPEDLWRLVAGGTDAISEFPVNRGWDVAGLYDPDPDRPGHTYARHGGFLHDADQFDHDFFGISPREATAMDPQQRLLLETSWEAFERAGIDPAGLAGAAVGVFVGATAQEYGPRLYEAGERSDGYRLTGTTASVASGRISYVFGFEGPALTVDTACSSSLVALHLAIRALRHGECTMALAGGATVLSSPGMFVEFSRQRGLAPDGRCKAFAAGADGTAWAEGAGMLLLERLSDARSAGHPVLAVLKGSAINSDGASNGLAAPNGPSQERVIRRALADARLTADDVDAVEAHGTGTALGDPIEAQALQGTYGMGRSPEHPLLLGSLKSNIGHTQAAAGVGGVIKMVQALRHGVLPRTLHADEPSTHVDWAGGGVELLTGQHPWPRRGRVRRAAVSSFGISGTNAHLVLEQAPEEPVEPVTRTGPAVLRAGAPVPWVLSAKTGAGLRAQAVRLADHLDAEPGRVPADVGFSLATQRVPMEHRAVVLGRDAPGLRGGLDALAEDRRVANLVTGAASGAGGTVFVFPGQGSQWPRMAAELLDASPVFRARMQDCAEALESFVDWSLLDVLRGAPHAPSLDRVDVVQPALFAMMVSLAEVWRAVGVRPDAVIGHSQGEIAAACVAGALSLEDAAKVVALRSKAITALAGTGGMASVPLPAEQVRPRLAAWQGRVHLAAFNGPAATVVAGEAEALAELVAACQADGVQARRIDVDYASHTPQVEVLRERLRELLGGITFRPARVPFYSTLHGGLADTATFDAQYWYDNLSNPVKFEQATRALIADGHRLFLEVGPHPVLAVGIEGTLEAAGADGVVLGTLRRDEGGPDRLLEAAAQVHVRGAGVDWSALFDGARQVDLPTYAFQRSRHWPERQAADVVGLPEAGLSTAGHPLLGASTELPESGGLLLTGRVSRAAQPWLADHAVAGLTGPEAAALLPGTAFAELAGWAGEQVGLGSVEELTMESPLLLPATGAVRTQVVVGGEDESGRRPVRLYSRPEESTGETWTRHASGVLAPAGPAPAAEPGWPPENAEPVDLTGLYDRLAARGYRYGPAFRGLRAAWQRGDEVYAEVALPEPVRDAATSFGLHPALLDAVLHAALGVGRFGGETGLRLPFSWHGVVLHATGAGALRCRIAPAGADGISLLATDSRGEPVVSVERLVLKPASARQLVTRDPASDSLFRVDWTAVPGMPVGDGEAWAVLGDLTVDGEVARYPDFGALLAALDAGTDVPGAVVATCRPQPGELPETAVATATDTLELLASWLAEERLAGTRLVLVTRDAVAAAEDDAVTGLDLAPVWGLVRSAQSEHPGRFVLVDVDGAPESLAALRAAVASGEPQLAIRAGTPHLPRLVKAATGPALLPPANSAAWQLDVTSPGLLENLALLPAPEAQRPLAEGEVRIAVRAAGVNFRDVIVALGVVPTEKGMGIEGAGVVLETGPGAGGLVPGDRVMGLFGGAFGPLAVADHRKVTRIPDGWSFEQAASVPIVFLTAYQGLVDVAAVRPGEKVLIHAATGGVGMAAVQLARHLGAEVFGTASPGKWETLRGLGLDDAHIASSRSLEFEDSFRAATGGHGVDVVLNSLAGAYVDASLRLLAPGGRFAEMGKTDIREPRQVAVQAPDVQYQAFNLPDVPPDRVREMLAEVLALFERGVLRPIPVSTWDVRSAPAALRLLSQAKHVGKLVLTVPKGLDPEGTVLITGGTGTLGGLLARHLVTGHGGRHLLLTSRRGEAAPEGKRLRAELTALGASVTIAACDTADREALRTLLAGVPEEHPLTAVLHTAGVLDDGVVSALTPERMRKVLRPKAEAAWHLHELTRDADLAAFVLFSSAAGVLGEAGQGNYAAANVFLDALARHRRANGLPAQSLAWGLWAQRSGMTGHLSEADIARVRRSGMAPLPSEQGLALFDLAGGSADAALVPMRLADEAGGTVSPLLRGLVRAPVRRVVREERAAAGPTLRQRLSELAEADRDRLLLELVRTEAAAVLGYSGADGVGPGQQFRELGLDSLAAVELRNRLNAATGLRLPSGLVLDSPTPAALTEQVRDALAS; from the coding sequence GTGAGTTCATCGACCGACGACCCGATCGCCGTGATCGGCGTGTCCTGCCGATTGCCGGGGGCCGCCGGGCCGGCCGCGTTCTGGCGGCTGCTCCGTGACGGCCGCGAAGCCGTCACCGAGGTCCCGGCCGGGCGCCGGGAGGCGGCGCCGGACACCGCGCACCGCGGCGGCTTTCTCGACCAGGTCGACGGCTTCGACGCCGAGTTCTTCGGAGTCTCGCCGCGCGAGGCGGTGGCGATGGACCCGCAGCAGCGGCTCAGCCTGGAACTGACCTGGGAGGCGCTGGAGGACGCCAGGATCGTGCCCGGCGAGCTGTCCGGCAGCGCGACCGCGGTGTTCGCCGGCGCCATCGCCGACGACTACGCGGCACTGGTGCTGGCGCGGGGCGCGGACTCGGTCACCCAGCACACGCTGACCGGACTGCACCGCGGCATGATCGCCAACCGGGTGTCCTACCGGCTCGGCCTGCGCGGGCCGAGCATGGCCGTGGACAGCGGCCAGTCCTCCTCACTGGTCGCGGTGCACCTCGCCGCGGAGAGCCTCCGGCGTGGCGAGTCCACGCTGGCCATCGCCGGCGGGGTGCAGCTCAACCTGGCGCCCGGTGCGGCGCTCGGCACCTCCCGGTTCGGCGCACTCTCCCCGGACGGCCGCTGTTTCACCTTCGACGGCCGCGCCAACGGCTATGTCCGCGGTGAGGGCGGCGCGTTCGTGGTGCTCAAGCCATTGGCCGCCGCGTTGGCCGACGGCGACCGGGTGCACTGCGTGCTGCTCGGCGGGGCGGTCGGCAACAGCGGCCCGGCCGAAGGGCTGACCGTGCCGAGCGCGGACGCGCAGCGAGACGTTATGCGCGCGGCGTACCGCCGGGCCGGGGTGTGCCCGGAAGAGGTGCAGTACGTCGAGCTGCACGGCACCGGAACCGCGCTCGGCGACCCGATCGAGGCGGTTGCGCTGGGCGCGGTGTTCGCCGACGGCCGCACCTCGTCCTCGGCGCTGCGGGTCGGTTCGGCGAAGACCAACATCGGGCACCTCGAAGGGGCGGCCGGGATCGCCGGCCTTGTCAAGGCCGTGCTCGGGATCGCGCACCGGGAACTGCCGCCCAGCTTGAACTTCGAGCGGGCCAACCCGCGGATCCCGCTGGACGAGCTGCGGCTGCGCGTGCAGTCGGAGCTCGGGCCGTGGCCGCGGCCGGACGTACGGCTGGTGGCCGGGGTGTCCTCCTTCGGCATGGGCGGCACGAACTGCCATCTCGTGCTCGCCGAGCCGCCGCCGGCCACGCCCTCGCCCGCGGCACCGGCGGCCGGACTGCGGCCGTGGGTCCTGTCGGGCCACACCGAGGAGGCGCTGCGGGCCGCCGCCGGGCAGCTGCGCGAGGTGTCCGGCGGGCACGCGGACATCGGGCTTTCGCTGGCGCTGACCAGGACCGCGTTCGAGCACCGGGCGGTGGTGCTGGCCGGGCCGGACGGCGCACCGGAGGAGCTGGCCGCCATGGCCGCAGGTGAGCGCGCCGGGGTGCGCGGCCGTCCGGTCGAGGGCGGGTTGGCCTTCCTATTCTCCGGCCAGGGTGCACAACGGCTCGGCATGGGCCGGCAGCTGTACGCGGCTTTTCCCGCCTACGCCCGGGTTTTCGACGCCGTCTGCGCGGAGCTGGACCGGCACACCGGACGCCCGGTGCGCGAGATCGTCTGGGCCGAGCCGGGGACGGCGGCCGCCGCGGAGCTGGACCAGACCGGGTACACCCAGGCCGCGCTGTTCGCGGTCGAGGTGGCGCTGTTCCGGCTGTTCGAGTCCTGGGGCGTCCGGCCGGACCACCTGGCCGGGCATTCGGTCGGCGAGCTGGCCGCCGCGCACGTCGCGGGCGTGCTGTCACTGGCCGATGCCGCCACCCTGGTCGCGGCCAGGGGCAGGCTGATGCAGGAGCTGCCCGGCGGTGGCGCGATGTGTTCCTTGCAGGCCACCGAAAAAGAGGTGCTGGCACGGCTCGGCGGGATCGCGGGCCCGATCGGCGTCGCCGCGGTCAACGGGCCGGAGGCGGTCGTCGTCTCCGGGGCCGAAGACGCGGTCGGCGAACTTGCCGCGCATTTCGCGAGCCTGGGCCGCAAGACCAAGCGGCTGCGGGTCAGCCACGCCTTCCACTCGCCGCTGATGGCGCCGACGCTCGACGAGTTCCGCGCGGTGGCTCAGAAGCTCACCTTCCACCAGCCCGAACTGTCCCTTGTGTCCACTCGGACCGGAAAGCCGGTCGAGGCCGGCGAACTGTCCATTCCGGACTACTGGGTGCGCCACGTCACCGATCCGGTGCGGTTCGCCGACGCCGTCGCCACGCTGCACGAGCGGGGAGTGCGCACCTTCGCCGAAATCGGGCCGGGCGGCGCGCTCACCGTGCTGGCCAGGGACGTGGTGGCCGAACCGGGCTCGGCCTTCGTGGCGGCGCTGGGGGAGGAGGCCGAGGAACGTGCGGTGCTGACCGCGCTCGGCGGCCTGCACGTGCGTGGCGTGCCGATCGACTGGCACGCGCTGTTCGGCGGGGCTTCGCCGGTGAGCCTGCCGACCTATCCGTTCCGCCGCACCAGCTACTGGCTTCCGGAGGTCACCATGTCAGTCGAGCCGTCGACGCCGATCGCCGAGCCCACTGAGCCCTCCGTGGAGGATTCGCGCGAACTGCTCGACCTCGTCCGGCAGGCCGTGGCGAGCACCCTGGGGCACCGGGACTCCGGCGCGGTCCCGGTGGACCGCAGCTTCCGCGACCTGGGTTTCAACTCGTTGATGGCGGTGGAGCTGTGCGACCGGCTCGGTGAAGCCACCGGAAAGCGGTTGCCAGCCACCGCGACCTTCAACCACCCGACTCCCCGGGAACTGGCCGGGCACCTGCGGGCCGGCCGGCACAGCGCGGAAGATCCGCCCGCGCCGGTGGAGACCGCCGGTGACGACGATCCGATCGCGATCGTCGCGATGGGCTGCCGGTACCCGGGCGAGGTGCGCTCGCCCGAGGACCTGTGGCGGCTGGTGGCCGGTGGCACCGACGCGATCAGCGAGTTTCCGGTGAACCGCGGCTGGGACGTGGCCGGGCTCTACGATCCGGACCCGGACCGGCCGGGGCACACCTACGCGCGACACGGCGGTTTCCTGCACGACGCGGACCAGTTCGACCACGACTTCTTCGGGATCAGCCCGCGTGAGGCGACCGCGATGGACCCGCAGCAGCGGCTGCTGCTGGAGACCTCCTGGGAGGCTTTCGAGCGGGCCGGGATCGACCCCGCCGGACTGGCCGGCGCGGCTGTCGGCGTGTTCGTCGGCGCGACCGCGCAGGAGTACGGCCCCAGGCTGTACGAGGCGGGTGAACGGTCCGACGGCTATCGGCTCACCGGCACCACGGCGAGTGTCGCCTCCGGCCGGATCTCCTACGTGTTCGGCTTCGAAGGTCCGGCGCTGACCGTGGACACCGCCTGCTCCTCGTCACTGGTCGCGCTGCACCTGGCGATCAGGGCGCTGCGCCACGGCGAGTGCACGATGGCGCTGGCCGGTGGCGCGACGGTGCTGAGCTCGCCCGGGATGTTCGTCGAGTTCAGCAGGCAGCGCGGGCTGGCGCCGGACGGCCGCTGCAAGGCGTTCGCGGCCGGCGCGGACGGCACCGCCTGGGCCGAGGGCGCCGGCATGCTGCTGCTGGAACGGCTCTCCGACGCGCGCAGTGCCGGGCATCCGGTGCTCGCCGTGCTGAAGGGCAGCGCGATCAACTCCGACGGGGCGAGCAACGGGCTGGCGGCGCCGAACGGGCCGTCGCAGGAGCGGGTGATCCGGCGGGCACTGGCCGACGCGCGGCTGACCGCGGACGACGTGGACGCGGTGGAGGCGCACGGCACCGGTACCGCGCTCGGCGACCCGATCGAGGCGCAGGCGCTTCAGGGCACCTACGGGATGGGCCGGTCGCCGGAGCATCCGCTGCTGCTCGGGTCGCTGAAGTCCAACATCGGCCACACCCAGGCCGCCGCCGGGGTCGGTGGGGTGATCAAGATGGTGCAGGCGCTGCGGCACGGGGTGCTGCCCCGCACCTTGCACGCGGACGAGCCCAGCACGCACGTCGACTGGGCGGGTGGCGGCGTCGAGCTGCTGACCGGCCAGCACCCGTGGCCGCGGCGGGGTCGGGTCCGGCGCGCCGCGGTCTCCTCGTTCGGGATCAGCGGCACCAACGCTCACCTCGTCCTCGAACAGGCCCCGGAAGAGCCGGTGGAGCCGGTGACGCGCACCGGTCCGGCCGTGCTGCGCGCAGGTGCCCCGGTGCCCTGGGTGCTGTCCGCGAAGACCGGCGCCGGACTGCGGGCGCAGGCGGTCCGGCTCGCCGATCACCTGGACGCCGAGCCGGGGCGGGTGCCTGCCGACGTCGGCTTTTCGCTGGCCACCCAGCGGGTCCCGATGGAGCACCGGGCCGTCGTGCTCGGTCGTGACGCGCCGGGGTTGCGCGGCGGCCTGGACGCGCTCGCGGAGGACCGCCGGGTGGCCAACCTGGTCACCGGCGCCGCATCGGGCGCCGGTGGCACGGTGTTCGTCTTTCCTGGGCAGGGCTCGCAGTGGCCGCGGATGGCGGCGGAACTGCTGGACGCGTCGCCGGTGTTCCGCGCCCGCATGCAGGACTGCGCCGAGGCACTGGAGTCCTTTGTGGACTGGTCGCTGCTGGACGTGCTGCGCGGTGCCCCGCACGCGCCCTCGCTGGACCGGGTGGACGTGGTGCAGCCCGCGCTGTTCGCGATGATGGTGTCGCTGGCCGAGGTCTGGCGTGCTGTCGGGGTTCGGCCGGACGCGGTGATCGGGCATTCGCAGGGCGAGATCGCGGCCGCCTGCGTGGCCGGTGCGCTCTCGCTCGAAGACGCCGCCAAAGTGGTCGCCCTGCGCAGCAAGGCGATCACCGCGCTGGCCGGCACCGGTGGCATGGCCAGCGTGCCGCTGCCAGCCGAGCAGGTGCGCCCGCGGCTGGCCGCCTGGCAGGGCAGGGTGCACCTCGCCGCGTTCAACGGCCCCGCCGCCACCGTGGTGGCGGGGGAGGCCGAGGCACTGGCCGAGCTGGTGGCCGCCTGCCAGGCCGACGGCGTGCAGGCCCGCCGCATCGACGTGGACTACGCGTCGCACACCCCCCAGGTCGAGGTGCTGCGCGAGCGGCTGCGCGAACTGCTCGGCGGCATCACCTTCCGTCCGGCGCGGGTGCCGTTCTACTCCACCCTGCACGGCGGGCTGGCCGACACGGCCACGTTCGACGCGCAGTACTGGTACGACAACCTGAGCAATCCGGTGAAGTTCGAGCAGGCGACCCGCGCGCTGATCGCCGACGGGCACCGGCTGTTCCTGGAGGTCGGTCCGCATCCGGTGCTCGCGGTCGGGATCGAGGGCACCCTGGAAGCGGCCGGTGCCGACGGGGTGGTGCTGGGCACGCTGCGCCGGGACGAGGGCGGCCCGGACCGGCTGCTCGAAGCGGCGGCACAGGTCCACGTGCGCGGCGCCGGTGTCGACTGGAGCGCCCTGTTCGACGGGGCCCGCCAGGTGGACCTGCCGACGTACGCGTTCCAGCGCAGCAGGCACTGGCCCGAGCGGCAGGCCGCGGACGTGGTGGGGCTCCCGGAGGCCGGGCTCTCCACGGCAGGGCACCCGCTGCTCGGCGCCTCGACCGAACTTCCGGAGTCCGGCGGCCTGCTGCTGACCGGCCGGGTGTCGCGGGCGGCGCAGCCCTGGCTGGCCGACCACGCGGTGGCCGGGCTGACCGGGCCGGAGGCCGCGGCCCTGCTGCCGGGCACCGCTTTCGCCGAGCTGGCCGGCTGGGCCGGTGAACAGGTCGGTCTCGGCAGCGTCGAAGAGCTCACCATGGAGTCGCCGCTGCTGCTGCCGGCGACCGGTGCGGTACGTACCCAGGTGGTCGTCGGCGGCGAGGACGAGTCCGGCCGCCGCCCGGTCCGGCTGTACTCCAGGCCGGAAGAGAGCACCGGCGAGACCTGGACCAGGCACGCCTCGGGAGTCCTCGCTCCGGCAGGCCCGGCACCCGCCGCCGAGCCGGGGTGGCCGCCCGAGAACGCCGAACCGGTCGACCTGACCGGGCTCTACGACCGGCTGGCCGCCCGCGGCTACCGCTACGGCCCGGCGTTCCGCGGGCTGCGGGCCGCCTGGCAGCGCGGCGACGAGGTGTACGCCGAGGTCGCCCTGCCGGAGCCGGTCCGCGACGCGGCCACCTCCTTCGGCCTGCATCCCGCCCTGCTCGACGCCGTGCTGCACGCGGCACTCGGCGTCGGCCGGTTCGGCGGTGAGACCGGGCTGCGACTGCCGTTCTCCTGGCACGGCGTGGTGCTGCACGCGACCGGGGCCGGTGCGCTGCGGTGCCGGATCGCACCCGCCGGTGCGGACGGGATCTCTTTGCTGGCCACGGATTCCCGTGGTGAACCGGTGGTCTCGGTGGAGCGGCTGGTGCTCAAGCCAGCCAGCGCCCGGCAGCTGGTCACCCGTGACCCGGCGAGCGATTCGCTGTTCCGGGTGGACTGGACGGCCGTGCCGGGCATGCCTGTCGGGGACGGCGAAGCCTGGGCGGTACTCGGCGACCTGACCGTTGACGGCGAAGTCGCGCGGTACCCGGACTTCGGCGCACTATTGGCCGCACTCGACGCCGGCACCGACGTGCCGGGAGCGGTGGTGGCCACCTGCCGGCCCCAACCGGGGGAACTGCCGGAGACCGCGGTGGCGACCGCGACCGACACCCTCGAACTGCTCGCGTCCTGGCTCGCCGAGGAACGCCTCGCTGGCACCCGGCTGGTCCTGGTGACCCGGGACGCGGTCGCGGCGGCCGAGGACGACGCGGTGACCGGGCTCGACCTGGCCCCGGTCTGGGGACTGGTGCGGTCCGCGCAGTCCGAGCATCCTGGCCGGTTCGTGCTCGTCGACGTCGATGGTGCGCCTGAGTCCTTGGCGGCGCTGCGGGCGGCGGTCGCCTCCGGTGAACCGCAGCTGGCCATCCGGGCCGGGACCCCGCACCTGCCCCGGCTGGTGAAGGCCGCCACGGGACCGGCGCTGCTGCCACCGGCGAACTCCGCGGCCTGGCAGCTGGACGTGACTTCGCCGGGGCTGCTGGAAAATCTCGCGTTGCTGCCCGCCCCGGAGGCACAGCGGCCGCTGGCCGAGGGCGAGGTCCGGATCGCGGTGCGCGCGGCCGGGGTGAACTTCCGCGACGTGATCGTCGCGCTCGGCGTGGTACCGACCGAGAAGGGCATGGGCATCGAAGGCGCCGGGGTGGTGCTGGAGACCGGGCCGGGGGCCGGCGGGCTTGTCCCCGGCGACCGGGTGATGGGCCTGTTCGGCGGTGCTTTCGGCCCGCTGGCCGTCGCGGACCATCGCAAGGTCACCCGGATCCCGGATGGCTGGTCCTTCGAGCAGGCCGCGTCGGTGCCGATCGTCTTCCTCACCGCGTACCAGGGGCTGGTCGACGTGGCGGCGGTGCGTCCCGGGGAGAAGGTGCTGATCCACGCGGCCACCGGCGGGGTCGGGATGGCCGCGGTGCAGCTGGCCCGGCATCTCGGGGCCGAGGTGTTCGGCACCGCGAGCCCCGGCAAATGGGAGACCCTGCGCGGGCTCGGCCTGGACGACGCGCATATCGCCTCGTCGCGGTCGCTGGAGTTCGAGGACTCCTTCCGCGCTGCGACCGGCGGCCACGGCGTGGACGTGGTGCTGAACTCGCTGGCCGGTGCATACGTGGACGCGTCGCTGCGGCTGCTCGCACCGGGCGGGCGGTTCGCCGAGATGGGCAAGACCGACATCCGGGAGCCCCGGCAGGTTGCCGTGCAGGCACCGGACGTGCAGTACCAGGCGTTCAACCTGCCCGACGTCCCGCCGGACCGGGTACGGGAGATGCTGGCCGAGGTGCTCGCGTTGTTCGAACGCGGCGTGCTGCGGCCGATCCCGGTGTCCACATGGGACGTTCGCAGCGCGCCGGCGGCACTGCGGCTGCTCAGCCAGGCCAAGCACGTCGGCAAGCTGGTGCTGACCGTGCCGAAGGGCTTGGACCCGGAGGGCACGGTGCTGATCACCGGCGGCACCGGCACCCTCGGTGGCCTGCTCGCGCGGCACCTGGTCACCGGGCACGGCGGCCGGCACCTGCTGCTGACCAGCCGTCGCGGGGAGGCCGCGCCGGAAGGGAAGCGGCTGCGCGCGGAGCTGACCGCGCTCGGCGCGTCGGTGACCATCGCCGCCTGCGACACCGCCGACCGGGAAGCCCTGCGCACCCTGCTCGCCGGGGTGCCCGAGGAACATCCGCTGACCGCCGTGCTGCACACCGCCGGCGTGCTCGACGACGGGGTGGTGTCCGCGCTGACCCCGGAACGGATGCGGAAGGTGTTGCGCCCCAAGGCGGAGGCCGCCTGGCACCTGCACGAGCTGACCCGTGACGCGGACCTCGCCGCGTTCGTGCTGTTCTCCTCTGCCGCCGGCGTGCTCGGCGAGGCGGGTCAGGGCAACTACGCCGCCGCCAACGTGTTCCTGGACGCGCTCGCGCGGCACCGCCGGGCGAACGGGCTGCCGGCCCAGTCGCTGGCCTGGGGCCTGTGGGCCCAGCGCAGCGGGATGACCGGGCACCTCTCCGAGGCCGACATCGCGCGGGTCCGACGCAGCGGGATGGCGCCGCTGCCGTCCGAGCAGGGGCTGGCCCTGTTCGATCTCGCCGGCGGCAGCGCGGACGCGGCACTGGTCCCGATGCGGCTGGCGGACGAGGCCGGCGGCACGGTGTCGCCGCTGTTGCGCGGTCTGGTCCGCGCACCGGTGCGCCGGGTCGTCAGGGAGGAACGCGCTGCGGCCGGGCCCACGTTGCGGCAGCGGCTCTCGGAGCTGGCCGAGGCGGACCGCGACCGGCTGCTGCTGGAGCTGGTGCGCACCGAGGCCGCCGCCGTGCTGGGCTACTCCGGCGCCGACGGGGTCGGGCCGGGGCAGCAGTTCCGCGAGCTGGGACTGGATTCGCTCGCCGCGGTCGAGCTGCGCAACCGGCTCAACGCGGCGACTGGCTTGCGGCTGCCTTCAGGGCTGGTGCTGGACTCGCCCACTCCGGCCGCGCTGACCGAGCAGGTCCGGGACGCGCTGGCGTCCTGA
- a CDS encoding FAD-dependent monooxygenase encodes MCDETTPVLIVGGGLVGLSASLFLSWHGVDSVLVERRSGTSIHPRAWGWYPRTLELLRTVGIEGDVLRESAGFVGHTLNCKVESLTGKEIFRTEIPDPEDVSDISPVQRIVSLSQDRLEPIVLRRAGELGGDLRFGRTLVRLTPDADGVTAVVRDGDTREERTIRAQYVIAADGAHSRIREQLGIERHGRGTLRHQISILFRAALEGPLNGRRFAICQVDNPEVEGILGHDDSLEQGTLIVTYHPEQGESAEDFTEARCVQLVRAAIGLPELEVGIRSVLPWEMAALTAERFAEGRVFLAGDAAHVIPPVGGYGANTGIQDAHNLAWKLAAVLAGTAGPGLLDTYDTERRPVAMFTMEQAGLRLAVRAGFATEQQKAATADTLTVTFGYRYSSDAIASEQAPGVPAVHPRELTGQPGTRAPHLAARRSGTPISLLDLFGSRPVLLVGGQSAQWGDAARLVAKRLGVDLDVYQAGTDFEAEGEWHEAFGVSAAGAVLVRPDGFVCWRSAVEQDAPEPVLEEALNRMLSRS; translated from the coding sequence GTGTGCGACGAAACAACACCGGTCCTGATCGTCGGCGGTGGACTGGTCGGGCTGTCCGCCAGCCTGTTCCTGTCCTGGCACGGGGTCGACTCCGTGCTGGTGGAGCGCCGATCGGGTACCTCGATCCACCCGCGTGCCTGGGGGTGGTATCCGCGCACCCTGGAGCTGCTGCGCACCGTCGGCATCGAAGGCGACGTACTGCGGGAGAGCGCCGGGTTCGTCGGGCACACGCTCAACTGCAAGGTGGAGTCCTTGACCGGTAAGGAAATCTTCCGCACCGAGATCCCGGATCCGGAGGACGTCAGCGACATCAGCCCGGTCCAGCGGATCGTTTCGCTGAGCCAGGACCGGCTGGAGCCGATCGTGCTGCGCCGGGCCGGTGAGCTGGGCGGGGACCTCCGGTTCGGCCGCACCCTGGTCCGGCTGACCCCCGACGCGGACGGGGTGACGGCGGTGGTCCGCGACGGGGACACCCGCGAAGAACGGACCATCCGCGCGCAGTACGTGATCGCCGCGGACGGCGCGCACAGCCGGATCCGGGAACAGCTCGGCATCGAGCGCCACGGCAGGGGCACCCTGCGCCACCAGATCAGCATCCTGTTCCGGGCCGCGCTGGAAGGCCCGTTGAACGGCAGGCGCTTCGCCATCTGCCAGGTGGACAACCCCGAGGTGGAAGGCATCCTCGGGCACGACGACTCGCTCGAGCAGGGCACCCTGATCGTCACCTACCACCCCGAGCAGGGGGAGAGCGCGGAGGACTTCACCGAGGCCAGGTGCGTGCAGCTGGTCAGGGCCGCGATCGGGCTGCCCGAGCTGGAGGTCGGCATCCGCAGCGTGCTGCCGTGGGAGATGGCGGCACTGACCGCCGAGCGGTTCGCCGAGGGCAGGGTCTTCCTGGCCGGCGACGCCGCGCACGTGATCCCGCCGGTCGGCGGCTACGGCGCCAACACCGGCATCCAGGACGCGCACAACCTTGCCTGGAAGCTGGCCGCAGTACTGGCCGGCACGGCGGGCCCCGGTCTGCTCGATACCTACGACACCGAGCGTCGGCCGGTCGCGATGTTCACCATGGAGCAGGCCGGCCTGCGGCTGGCCGTGCGAGCGGGGTTCGCCACCGAGCAGCAGAAGGCCGCCACCGCGGACACGCTGACGGTGACCTTCGGCTACCGGTACTCCTCGGACGCGATCGCGAGCGAACAGGCGCCGGGCGTGCCGGCCGTGCACCCGCGCGAACTCACCGGGCAGCCCGGTACCCGTGCGCCCCATCTGGCGGCGCGGCGCAGCGGCACGCCGATCTCGTTGCTCGACCTGTTCGGCAGCCGGCCGGTGCTGCTGGTCGGCGGCCAGTCGGCGCAGTGGGGCGACGCGGCCAGGCTGGTGGCCAAGCGGCTCGGCGTCGATCTGGACGTCTACCAGGCGGGCACCGATTTCGAGGCCGAGGGCGAGTGGCACGAGGCGTTCGGGGTCAGTGCGGCCGGTGCGGTGCTGGTGCGCCCAGACGGGTTCGTCTGCTGGCGCTCGGCGGTCGAGCAGGACGCCCCGGAGCCGGTGCTGGAAGAAGCGCTGAACCGGATGCTGAGCCGGTCTTAG